One window of Flavobacterium ammonificans genomic DNA carries:
- a CDS encoding methylmalonyl-CoA mutase family protein, translating into MDSQTPYIPVNKVRIVTAASLFDGHDAAINIMRRIIQATGVEVIHLGHDRSVEEVVNTAIQEDANAIAMTSYQGGHNEYFKYMYDLLKEKGAGHIKIFGGGGGVILPSEISELHEYGIERIYSPDDGRAMGLQGMINDLVKRSDYPIGDKLTGELSHIEEKNPTAIARLISAAENFPEIAKSVFDQIHQKNETSKIPVLGITGTGGAGKSSLVDELVRRFLIDFPEKTIGLISVDPSKRKTGGALLGDRIRMNAINNSRVYMRSLATRQSNLALSKYVAEAIEVLKAAKYDIIILETSGIGQSDTEILEHSDVSLYVMTPEFGAATQLEKIDMLDFADLVALNKFDKRGALDAIRDVKKQYQRNHNLWDVDTDKMPIFGTIASQFNDPGMNTLYKSIMDKIVEKTGADLQSTFEITREMSEKIFVIPPHRTRYLSEIAENNRKYDETVLSQVEVAQKLYGIFKTVESVNGNLPQLDKAGIVEDSLKINADNKDFVSLLTKEFDRVKMNLDSYNWEIILTWDEKVNKYKNPVYSFKVRDKEIKIATHTESLSHLQIPKVALPKYQAWGDILKWNLQENVPGEFPFASGLYPFKREGEDPSRMFAGEGGPERTNKRFHYVSAGLPAKRLSTAFDSVTLYGNDPHIRPDIYGKIGNAGVSICCLDDAKKLYSGFDLSHPMTSVSMTINGPAPMLLGFFMNAAIDQNCEKYIIENGLQKEVEAKINEIYKQKGVTRPSYQGDLPEGNNGLGLMLLGVTGDQVLPLDVYNDIKVKTLAQLRGTVQADILKEDQAQNTCIFSTEFALRLMGDVQEYFIKQNVRNFYSVSISGYHIAEAGANPITQLAFTLANGFTYVEYYLSRGMNINDFGPNLSFFFSNGVDPEYAVIGRVARKIWAKAMKNKYGANERAQMLKYHIQTSGRSLHAQEIDFNDIRTTLQALYAIYDNCNSLHTNAYDEAITTPTEESVRRAMAIQLIINKELGLAKNENPIQGSFIIEELTDLVEEAVLQEFDRITERGGVLGAMETMYQRSKIQEESLYYETLKHTGEFPIIGVNTFLSSKGSPTVIPAEVIRATEEEKQYQIDMLHNLHQSGAEKVTEQLNSIQDAAINNQNIFEKLMEATKVCSLGQITNALFEVGGQYRRNM; encoded by the coding sequence ATGGATTCACAAACTCCTTATATTCCTGTTAATAAAGTAAGAATTGTAACCGCAGCGTCACTTTTTGACGGACACGATGCAGCCATTAACATCATGCGAAGAATTATCCAAGCCACTGGTGTAGAGGTAATTCATCTTGGACATGATAGAAGTGTTGAAGAAGTTGTAAATACTGCCATTCAAGAGGATGCGAATGCAATTGCAATGACTTCTTATCAAGGGGGTCACAACGAGTATTTCAAATACATGTACGATTTACTTAAGGAAAAAGGAGCTGGTCACATCAAAATATTTGGCGGAGGTGGAGGCGTAATCTTACCTTCAGAAATTTCAGAATTACACGAGTATGGCATTGAAAGAATTTATTCTCCAGATGATGGCCGTGCCATGGGATTACAAGGTATGATTAACGATTTGGTCAAACGGTCTGATTATCCAATTGGAGATAAATTAACTGGAGAATTATCGCACATAGAAGAGAAAAATCCAACAGCTATTGCACGATTAATTTCGGCTGCTGAGAACTTTCCAGAAATTGCTAAATCGGTTTTTGACCAAATTCATCAAAAAAATGAAACCTCTAAAATTCCTGTTTTGGGCATTACCGGTACAGGTGGCGCAGGAAAATCATCTTTAGTAGATGAATTGGTTCGTCGTTTTTTAATCGATTTCCCAGAAAAAACAATCGGATTGATTTCGGTTGACCCCTCAAAACGTAAGACTGGTGGCGCTTTATTGGGCGATAGAATTCGTATGAATGCGATTAACAATTCAAGAGTTTATATGCGTTCGTTGGCTACTCGTCAATCCAATTTGGCCTTATCAAAATATGTAGCTGAAGCAATTGAAGTTCTGAAAGCGGCTAAATACGATATCATAATTTTAGAAACGTCTGGAATTGGACAATCGGATACCGAAATTTTAGAACATTCAGATGTTTCGTTATACGTAATGACTCCCGAGTTTGGAGCTGCAACACAGTTAGAAAAAATCGATATGTTGGATTTTGCCGATTTAGTGGCGCTGAATAAATTCGACAAACGTGGTGCTTTAGATGCCATTCGTGATGTAAAAAAACAATACCAACGCAATCATAATTTATGGGATGTAGATACAGATAAAATGCCAATTTTTGGAACTATCGCTTCACAATTCAACGATCCAGGAATGAATACGCTGTACAAATCCATAATGGATAAGATTGTAGAAAAAACAGGAGCTGATTTACAATCGACTTTTGAAATTACGCGTGAAATGAGCGAGAAGATTTTCGTAATTCCACCTCATAGAACCCGTTATTTATCTGAAATTGCAGAAAACAATAGAAAATACGATGAAACGGTACTTTCTCAAGTAGAAGTAGCTCAAAAATTATACGGAATTTTTAAAACTGTGGAATCGGTTAACGGTAATTTACCACAATTAGATAAAGCAGGAATAGTTGAAGATTCTTTAAAAATCAATGCCGATAACAAAGATTTCGTTTCGTTATTGACTAAAGAATTCGACCGAGTAAAAATGAACCTTGACTCTTACAACTGGGAAATCATTTTAACTTGGGACGAAAAAGTGAATAAATATAAAAATCCAGTGTATAGTTTTAAAGTTCGAGATAAAGAAATTAAAATTGCAACACATACCGAATCGCTTTCGCATTTGCAAATTCCAAAGGTAGCTTTGCCAAAATACCAAGCTTGGGGCGATATTTTAAAATGGAATTTACAAGAAAATGTTCCTGGAGAATTCCCTTTTGCTTCTGGATTGTATCCATTTAAAAGAGAAGGCGAAGATCCAAGTAGAATGTTTGCAGGTGAAGGAGGACCAGAACGAACTAACAAGCGTTTTCACTATGTTTCTGCAGGATTGCCAGCAAAACGATTATCAACGGCTTTTGATTCGGTGACTTTGTACGGAAATGACCCTCACATTCGTCCTGATATTTATGGAAAAATTGGTAATGCTGGAGTTTCAATTTGTTGTTTAGACGATGCAAAAAAATTGTATTCTGGTTTCGATTTGAGTCATCCAATGACTTCTGTATCCATGACGATTAATGGACCAGCTCCAATGTTGTTAGGATTCTTTATGAATGCGGCTATCGATCAAAACTGTGAAAAATACATTATTGAAAATGGTTTACAAAAGGAAGTTGAAGCTAAAATCAACGAAATTTATAAGCAAAAAGGGGTAACACGTCCTTCGTATCAAGGCGATTTACCAGAAGGGAATAATGGATTAGGGTTGATGCTTTTAGGCGTAACTGGCGATCAAGTTTTACCATTAGATGTTTATAATGATATCAAAGTTAAAACCTTAGCACAACTTCGTGGTACGGTTCAAGCCGATATTTTAAAAGAAGATCAAGCACAAAATACTTGTATTTTCTCTACTGAATTTGCTTTACGATTAATGGGTGATGTACAGGAGTATTTCATCAAACAAAACGTTCGTAATTTTTATTCGGTTTCTATTTCTGGATATCATATTGCAGAAGCAGGAGCGAACCCAATTACCCAATTAGCATTTACCTTAGCTAATGGTTTCACTTACGTGGAATACTATTTGAGTCGCGGAATGAACATCAACGATTTCGGTCCGAATTTATCGTTCTTTTTCTCTAACGGAGTGGATCCAGAATATGCGGTTATTGGTCGTGTGGCTCGTAAAATTTGGGCGAAAGCCATGAAAAACAAATACGGAGCCAACGAAAGAGCGCAAATGTTGAAATACCACATTCAAACTTCTGGACGTTCGTTGCATGCGCAAGAAATTGATTTTAATGATATTCGTACGACGCTACAAGCTTTGTATGCGATTTACGACAACTGTAATTCCTTACATACGAATGCGTATGACGAAGCCATTACTACGCCAACAGAAGAATCTGTGCGAAGAGCTATGGCAATTCAGTTGATTATTAATAAAGAATTAGGATTAGCGAAAAACGAAAATCCAATTCAAGGTTCGTTCATTATCGAAGAATTAACCGATTTAGTAGAAGAGGCTGTTTTACAAGAATTTGACCGAATTACAGAACGTGGCGGTGTATTGGGTGCGATGGAAACCATGTACCAACGTTCCAAAATTCAGGAAGAAAGTTTGTATTACGAAACCTTGAAACATACAGGCGAATTTCCAATTATCGGGGTAAATACCTTCTTGAGCTCAAAAGGTTCACCAACGGTTATTCCTGCAGAGGTTATTCGTGCAACGGAAGAAGAGAAGCAATATCAAATTGATATGTTGCATAATCTACATCAATCGGGCGCCGAAAAAGTAACTGAACAATTGAACAGTATTCAAGACGCAGCGATTAATAATCAAAATATTTTTGAAAAGTTAATGGAGGCTACCAAAGTATGTTCGTTAGGACAAATTACCAATGCGTTGTTTGAAGTGGGTGGACAATACAGACGAAATATGTAA
- a CDS encoding NAD(P)-dependent oxidoreductase, translating to MSKSALRFGIIRERKNPPDRRVVLSPTAIVQLQQLYPTAQFVVESSENRVYKDEDYQSLGIEVTDNVADCDVLIGVKEVPLVNLIPNKSYFFFSHTIKKQPHNQALLREILENNITLYDHETIVDADEKRLIGFGKYAGIVGTYNAFRAFGLKFELFKLPKAETLSDQAMLISYLKRQVLPPLKIVVTGTGKVGSGCIEMLDAMKIKRVGVADFLSKKYTQAVYVQIDVLEYNKRKDGGSTDNNDFYHHPEEYESDFARFANVADIAIFGHFYGNGAPQILSREMLKSQDCKIKVVADISCDVDGPIACTVRASTIAEPFYGYLPSEGTEVDVFHPAAIVVMAVDNLPCELPKDASDGFGEQFIKHVFPALMSGDVDGLLHRAKITDSGRLTDRFKYLQDYVDLG from the coding sequence ATGAGTAAAAGCGCTCTTAGATTTGGAATTATTCGAGAACGTAAAAATCCCCCTGATCGAAGAGTGGTTTTGTCGCCAACTGCTATAGTTCAGCTACAACAGCTGTATCCTACTGCTCAATTTGTAGTAGAAAGTTCAGAAAATCGTGTATATAAAGACGAAGACTATCAATCTTTAGGGATAGAAGTGACTGATAATGTTGCTGATTGTGATGTTTTAATTGGAGTTAAGGAAGTGCCTTTAGTTAATTTAATTCCAAATAAATCCTATTTCTTTTTTTCTCATACAATTAAAAAGCAGCCTCATAATCAAGCGCTTTTGAGGGAAATTTTGGAAAACAATATTACATTATACGATCATGAAACCATAGTTGATGCCGATGAAAAGCGACTTATCGGTTTCGGTAAATATGCAGGAATAGTAGGAACGTATAATGCGTTCAGGGCTTTTGGATTAAAATTTGAATTGTTTAAGTTACCCAAAGCGGAAACCTTATCGGATCAAGCCATGTTAATTTCATATTTGAAACGTCAGGTCTTACCTCCCTTAAAAATTGTAGTAACAGGTACAGGAAAAGTAGGTTCTGGTTGTATCGAAATGTTGGATGCAATGAAAATTAAGCGTGTTGGTGTGGCTGATTTTTTATCGAAAAAATATACTCAAGCGGTTTATGTACAAATAGATGTATTGGAGTATAACAAGAGAAAAGATGGAGGATCAACCGATAACAATGATTTTTATCACCATCCAGAAGAGTATGAATCTGATTTTGCCAGATTTGCTAATGTAGCAGATATTGCAATTTTTGGACATTTTTATGGCAATGGAGCGCCTCAAATTCTTTCTCGTGAGATGCTAAAATCACAAGATTGCAAGATCAAAGTTGTAGCTGATATTTCCTGTGATGTAGATGGTCCAATTGCGTGTACAGTTCGCGCTTCTACAATCGCTGAACCTTTTTACGGTTATTTACCTTCTGAGGGAACCGAAGTAGATGTTTTTCATCCAGCAGCAATTGTTGTAATGGCTGTTGATAATTTACCTTGTGAGTTGCCTAAAGACGCTAGTGATGGCTTTGGAGAACAGTTCATTAAGCATGTGTTTCCAGCACTAATGAGCGGCGATGTAGACGGACTTTTGCATCGAGCTAAAATTACAGATAGCGGTAGATTAACCGATAGATTTAAATACTTGCAAGATTATGTAGATTTAGGATAG
- a CDS encoding serine hydrolase domain-containing protein — protein MKYINTSYSLSILLLLFLVSSCKKVEFENTIKDSELPKNVLPKMKPLVEEPSLDGNFISNTRKKIAHFYNKNWPKKRANGAFLVAKNGQIVFEKYDGLANFNKKDTITASTPLHIASVSKVITAAAVLKLANAKRLSLDQKVKSILKEFPFEDITVRMLLNHRSGLRNYAYFTDRNDGVWDRRNRLKNQDILNILATKNIGVESKANTRFAYCNTNYALLALIIEKITGTSYKDAMAEMIFKPLGMTNTFVFDYEKDKNRIVPSYKANGIEIGKDYLDEVYGDKNIFSTARDLLKFDRARNRKDFLEPELAKQVYVGYSKEKEGEKNYGLGIRMINWKTGQNFYFHNGWWHGNTSSYITLPKEQVTIIALSNKMNKSTYNVKKVAPLFGDYPFEMDTEE, from the coding sequence ATGAAATATATTAATACATCCTATTCACTGTCAATTCTACTATTACTTTTTCTAGTAAGCTCATGTAAAAAAGTAGAATTCGAAAACACTATAAAAGATTCTGAACTTCCTAAAAATGTTTTGCCAAAAATGAAGCCTTTGGTAGAAGAACCTTCATTAGATGGCAACTTTATTTCAAATACTCGTAAAAAAATTGCTCATTTTTACAATAAGAATTGGCCTAAAAAAAGAGCTAATGGTGCTTTTTTAGTTGCAAAAAACGGTCAAATTGTTTTTGAAAAATACGATGGATTAGCCAACTTCAATAAAAAAGATACAATTACCGCATCTACTCCATTACACATAGCCTCAGTAAGTAAAGTAATTACAGCGGCTGCAGTTTTAAAACTTGCGAATGCCAAACGTTTGAGTTTAGATCAAAAAGTGAAATCCATTTTAAAAGAATTTCCTTTTGAAGATATAACAGTAAGAATGTTACTCAACCACCGAAGTGGACTTCGTAATTACGCCTATTTTACAGATAGAAATGACGGCGTTTGGGACAGACGTAACAGATTGAAAAATCAAGACATATTAAACATTTTAGCTACCAAAAATATAGGTGTAGAATCCAAAGCCAATACCCGATTTGCTTATTGCAATACTAATTATGCATTGTTAGCATTAATCATAGAAAAAATAACAGGCACTAGTTATAAAGACGCTATGGCTGAAATGATTTTCAAACCTCTAGGAATGACTAATACATTCGTATTCGACTATGAGAAAGATAAAAATCGGATTGTTCCTTCCTACAAAGCCAATGGAATAGAAATCGGTAAAGATTATCTCGATGAGGTTTATGGAGACAAAAATATATTTTCAACCGCTAGAGATTTGTTAAAATTCGACCGAGCTAGAAATAGAAAAGATTTTTTAGAGCCAGAATTAGCTAAACAAGTCTATGTTGGCTACAGCAAAGAAAAGGAAGGTGAGAAAAATTATGGTCTAGGCATACGAATGATTAATTGGAAAACAGGTCAGAATTTTTATTTTCATAACGGTTGGTGGCACGGAAATACTTCATCTTACATAACACTTCCAAAAGAACAAGTAACTATTATTGCTTTGTCCAATAAGATGAATAAAAGTACTTATAATGTAAAAAAAGTAGCTCCTTTATTTGGCGATTACCCATTTGAAATGGATACTGAAGAATAA
- a CDS encoding o-succinylbenzoate synthase yields the protein MKATYHKYLLHFKRPSGTSRGVMTDKETWFIVLEQDGKKGIGECGILRGLSCDDRPDYEEKLTWTCANIHLGKDLLWEALLEFPSIQFGVEMAFQSLESETPFLLFPSDFTEGQKSIPINGLIWMGEEAFMKEQIEEKLADGFRCVKLKIGAIDFEKELQLLRFIRANFTAEEVEIRLDANGAFDKNKALNKLTQLSGFKLHSIEQPIAKNNTDSMSELCKTTPFPIALDEELIGVFGLEEKEALLRKIKPQYIILKPSFVGGFRGTQEWISLAEKYQIGWWITSALESNIGLNAIAQWTFLQNNQMPQGLGTGALYTNNFDCPLTVDQGQLWYRKSSSWSNFNLNELELQ from the coding sequence TTGAAAGCAACCTATCACAAGTATTTACTGCATTTTAAACGTCCTTCGGGAACTTCCAGAGGAGTTATGACGGATAAGGAAACCTGGTTTATCGTTTTGGAACAAGACGGCAAAAAGGGAATAGGCGAGTGCGGAATACTTCGTGGGCTTAGCTGTGATGATCGTCCGGATTACGAAGAAAAATTGACATGGACTTGCGCTAATATTCATTTGGGTAAAGACTTGCTTTGGGAAGCGTTGTTAGAATTTCCTTCGATTCAATTTGGAGTAGAGATGGCATTCCAATCTTTGGAGAGCGAAACCCCTTTTTTACTCTTTCCTTCTGACTTTACTGAAGGTCAAAAATCGATTCCAATTAACGGGCTGATTTGGATGGGAGAGGAAGCGTTTATGAAGGAACAAATTGAAGAAAAATTAGCAGATGGATTTCGATGTGTAAAATTGAAAATAGGCGCCATTGATTTTGAAAAAGAATTGCAATTATTGCGGTTTATCCGAGCTAATTTTACTGCTGAAGAAGTCGAAATACGATTAGATGCTAATGGTGCTTTTGATAAAAATAAAGCTTTAAATAAATTAACTCAATTATCTGGATTTAAGTTACATAGTATTGAGCAACCTATTGCTAAAAACAATACTGACAGTATGTCAGAACTATGTAAAACCACTCCATTTCCAATTGCTTTAGACGAAGAGTTGATTGGTGTTTTTGGACTGGAAGAAAAAGAGGCTTTATTGCGAAAAATCAAACCCCAATATATTATTTTGAAGCCTAGTTTCGTAGGTGGATTTAGAGGCACGCAAGAGTGGATTTCATTAGCTGAAAAGTACCAAATAGGTTGGTGGATTACCTCGGCTTTAGAAAGTAATATTGGATTGAATGCTATAGCTCAATGGACTTTTTTACAGAACAATCAAATGCCTCAAGGATTAGGAACCGGAGCCTTATATACTAATAATTTTGATTGTCCTTTGACTGTTGATCAAGGACAATTATGGTACAGGAAGAGTTCTTCTTGGTCGAATTTTAACCTAAATGAATTGGAATTACAATAA